In Penaeus chinensis breed Huanghai No. 1 chromosome 19, ASM1920278v2, whole genome shotgun sequence, a single genomic region encodes these proteins:
- the LOC125035344 gene encoding centrosomal protein of 41 kDa-like: protein MHSRKFMVSNTGSVNTLKKYSISDREILNKRIKTNPRYNGVRPRTNTGFNTQRRQELELEIRKYYKVRNDEVYRRISLADLLQLMLAHAEDIEAAECDHQNIEKEQEAAEVPLKYRDEVENVLHKMTELEMEGRPKPPECPYVIIDIRPSHDYQESHLVTSVNHPASRMSRAVGWECPELLMYKNHAEFIIIVYDDAEDVAPEVAATLQHRGYSNIFMLSGGLRIAKDKFGFPLVTDDTSRVLTQDAAREIAQQVSVTVIPPLSMADASDWWEAASRIPNYVTPTDPAMTNAPSTINTGRQTARSQLKSRDGQTVRPWR, encoded by the exons ATGCATTCCAGGAAATTCATGGTTTCTAATACCGGCTCAGTGAATACACTAAAGAAATATTCCATCAGCGACCGAGAAATCcttaataaaaggataaaaaccaACCCTCGTTACAATGGAGTTCGCCCACGTACCAACACTGGCTTCAATACACAGAGACGTCAAGAACTTGAACTAGAAATTCGCAAATATTACAAG GTCAGAAATGATGAGGTATATCGTCGCATTTCCCTGGCTGATCTCCTGCAGCTGATGCTTGCCCATGCTGAAGATATTGAAGCAGCAGAATGTGATCAccaaaatatagaaaaggagCAAGAGGCAGCAGAGGTGCCATTGAAATACAGAGATGAAGTGGAAAACGTTCTTCATAAAATGACAGAACTTGAG ATGGAAGGGAGACCTAAGCCCCCAGAGTGCCCATATGTGATCATAGACATTCGTCCTTCTCATGATTATCAAGAATCACACTTAGTAACTTCTGTAAATCATCCTGCATCCCGTATGTCCAGAGCTGTTGGTTGGGAATGTCCTGAGCTCCTAATGTACAAAAACCATGCAgaatttataattattgtatatgatgatgctgaagatgtGGCACCTGAGGTTGCTGCTACATTACAACATCGTGGTTATAGCAATATCTTCATGTTAAGTGGAGGTCTTCGTATTGCCAAAGATAAATTTGGCTTTCCCCTAGTCACAGATGACACCTCCCGTGTTCTTACTCAGGACGCTGCAAGGGAGATAGCCCAGCAGGTGTCCGTTACAGTCATTCCACCTCTGAGCATGGCTGATGCATCAGACTGGTGGGAAGCAGCCTCAAGAATCCCAAATTATGTAACTCCTACTGATCCTGCAATGACCAATGCACCCTCAACAATCAACACTGGGCGTCAGACTGCCAGATCACAGCTAAAGAGTAGAGATGGTCAGACAGTTCGACCTTGGCGTTAG
- the LOC125035265 gene encoding 14 kDa phosphohistidine phosphatase-like isoform X1, with the protein MIGLFTKPQLIRFPARLAKAASSRLCQISTKMTSAKLDQVEDVDIDTGRFKYILIKVHDSPEGGPEVTKHIVRGYCSAGFHADVYDKVVPGIEAKGLDCECVGGGRILHEPDNKSIEVFGYSQGYGKADHSVSVELLKKKYPDYAKITFSNDGY; encoded by the exons ATGATCGGGTTGTTTACGAAGCCGCAGCTGATTCGGTTCCCGGCACGTCTTGCTAAAGCTGCTTCCTCGAG GTTGTGTCAGATATCAACAAAGATGACCTCCGCAAAATTGGATCAGGTAGAAGATGTGGACATCGACACAGGTCGCTTCAAGTATATTTTGATCAAAGTTCATGACTCCCCAGAAGGAGGACCTGAAGTCACCAAACACATTGTGAGAGG GTACTGTTCAGCAGGTTTCCATGCTGATGTGTATGACAAGGTTGTGCCTGGAATTGAAGCCAAGGGACTGGATTGCGAGTGTGTCGGAGGAGGTCGTATTCTGCACGAGCCAGACAATAAGAGCATTGAAGTTTTTGGCTACTCTCAAGGTTATGGAAAGGCTGATCATTCAGTATCTGTTGAGCTGCTGAAAAAGAAATACCCAGACTATGCCAAAATTACATTCTCCAATGATGGTTATTAG
- the LOC125035265 gene encoding 14 kDa phosphohistidine phosphatase-like isoform X2 produces the protein MTSAKLDQVEDVDIDTGRFKYILIKVHDSPEGGPEVTKHIVRGYCSAGFHADVYDKVVPGIEAKGLDCECVGGGRILHEPDNKSIEVFGYSQGYGKADHSVSVELLKKKYPDYAKITFSNDGY, from the exons ATGACCTCCGCAAAATTGGATCAGGTAGAAGATGTGGACATCGACACAGGTCGCTTCAAGTATATTTTGATCAAAGTTCATGACTCCCCAGAAGGAGGACCTGAAGTCACCAAACACATTGTGAGAGG GTACTGTTCAGCAGGTTTCCATGCTGATGTGTATGACAAGGTTGTGCCTGGAATTGAAGCCAAGGGACTGGATTGCGAGTGTGTCGGAGGAGGTCGTATTCTGCACGAGCCAGACAATAAGAGCATTGAAGTTTTTGGCTACTCTCAAGGTTATGGAAAGGCTGATCATTCAGTATCTGTTGAGCTGCTGAAAAAGAAATACCCAGACTATGCCAAAATTACATTCTCCAATGATGGTTATTAG